The nucleotide window AAATACTTCCGCTCGACTCTTCCAAATTTAAAATAATCTCAAGTGGAGACTGCGGAATTTCAATCATCCCTTGCCACTTTCCTAATAGCGCTTCTTCCATATGCACAACCTCCTGCTTCGTTTGATTTTCTGCTGTTGGCTTATCTGTACTTTCACTATTACAGGCTGACAGCAATAACACAACAGCTAAACTATAAGCAATTTTTCTCATGGCTCAATCCTCCCCAATTTGATTCTTAATTTCCTTTACGGTTAGAAAAGGGAAAAGTTTCAAAATAAAAAGCCATCAATAATGATGACTTTATTTTCATATTAAATTACGGGCCACAAAATCCTGAAGTTTTTCATAATCACTGACCTTTTGATTACATAGTTGTGAATCATCACAAATGTAGTTGCTGTAAGATGTATAATTATCACTATTGCCCTTTACTGTAGCTGTAAACAAATGAACTGAACTGTGCTGATTACAAATCGAACAGACACCTTTAATAGGATTGTGGGCATCTACAACTCCACGCAATGCCGTATATTGACCTTCCTTTTCCAGTACAATATATTGGCGGTTTGTCCCCTTATCAACCCATGACAGATAACTTATTGCTTGCCAATCAATCACTTCTAGTTTAGGCAACTTCAGCTTTTTATCCTTTTTAAATAGCTTTTGCAATCCTTGCTCGGAAATTGATTTAAACGGAATAGTATATGACTTTAAGCTTTGGAAAAATAGATCTGCCCCGACGGTATCCTCAACCGTTTCCACTTCTTTGATAATATCTTCATTTACATGCGTCAGTTTTTCTCTTAGCTCTGTAATTGCCAGCTCCCGTACAGCCGCTACAATTTTCTTATCATTTGATGCCAGTTTTGCCTTCAATATTTTATTTACTTGTTGCTCAATTAATCGTAAGTCCACTACTGTTAAAAATGGTGCTGTCATGTTGCTTCCTCCAATGTTTTGCCTTGTAAGACATTTTACATTCATTAATCGTATTTCTTTCTGCTTTAATGGTCAACTACTAAAGCAATCCTCGTTTAAGGCATGCAAATTAATTTCATTCAAATATAAGAAAAACCAAAGAAGGCAGTCATTATTTAAGACTCCATCTTTGGTTTATTGTGTTATGAGTTTACTCTTTATATTGTATAGTAGCATATATATAATCTTCAATAATATAAAAAAGCCACT belongs to Solibacillus sp. FSL W7-1436 and includes:
- a CDS encoding FusB/FusC family EF-G-binding protein, which gives rise to MTAPFLTVVDLRLIEQQVNKILKAKLASNDKKIVAAVRELAITELREKLTHVNEDIIKEVETVEDTVGADLFFQSLKSYTIPFKSISEQGLQKLFKKDKKLKLPKLEVIDWQAISYLSWVDKGTNRQYIVLEKEGQYTALRGVVDAHNPIKGVCSICNQHSSVHLFTATVKGNSDNYTSYSNYICDDSQLCNQKVSDYEKLQDFVARNLI